TAGGAACAGCTTTCACAAGACTGTGCATGATTCTGGAGTAAAGAGAAGGCCTTACAATTTCCGGTGACAATTCAGCGGCTTCCGCCTGAGTACTACCTGTTGGAGCATATTTACCTTCCACAATTTTTGTCAGCGCACGAATAGTATGCGACATAGTGTAGATTGTTAAAAGGACTATGAATCCTAATAAGATCCAGATATAAGTTACAGGATCAAAAAACATTTTTGGAATCTGAACAACTTCAGGTTTTTTAACCTCTGTTGCTACTTCCTGAGCATATGATGTGAATTGCATGAAAAGCAAAACAGTTGTGGCAGCGATCAGCTTTATGGAATTATTTATCCTTTTCATACTCTTACAATATTGAATTAGGGTTATTATTATTTTCTGATTCAAGCGGTATTCTGCTTACTTCTTCGAGACTGGAATTCTTTGTTCTTAATGCCCAGATGAAAACAGCCATAAAGAAGATAAAGAAGACAAGCAGTGAGAACATTGGATAAGTTGCTATCCCTTCTATTCCTTTGAAATAATTTTTAAACATGATGATCTTTTTTTACAATTATTTAACTGAAGAAAATTTCTCGCCCTTGATATCGGTACCAAGTCTTTGCAAGTATGCAATTATGGCAACTATCTCTTTATTTGGAGCAACCTTAACACCTGCTTTTGCAAGATCATCAGCGATCAGAATTTCCTGTTTCACTAATTCCTGATTTGCTATTTTATCAAAGTCATTGTCATAAGGAACACCAAGTTTTCTCATTACATTAATTTTTGCTGCAGTTAATGAAGTATCGAGATCATCTTCGATCAGGAAATCATAAGCAGGCATGATTGATCCGGGAGACATTGTAGTTGGATCGAGCATGTGATTATAATGCCATGAGTTCGGATATTTTGAACCTTCACGAGCTAAATCAGGTCCGGTACGTTTAGAACCCCATTGGAAAGGATGATCATACACAAATTCACCTGCTTTAGAATATTCACCATAACGTTCGGTCTCACTTCTGAAAGGACGAATCATTTGTGAGTGACAAGTGTAACAACCTTCACGGATATAGATGTCGCGGCCTTGTAATTCAAGAGGAGTATAAGGCTTCACGCTAGCGATAGTCGGGATGTTTGATTTCACAGTCAACATTGGAATTATTTCAATCATACCTCCGATCAGAATCATAACTAAACTTACGATGAGCATTTGAACAGGACGTCTTTCAATCCAACGATGCCAGTGACCTTTATGTACAACAGCATTTTTCTCAAGTGCAGGAGCAGAAGTTTCTTCATTGGCAACAAATTTTCCTGATGCTGCAGTTTTGTAAAGATTATAAACCATCACCAATGCACCGATCAGGTATAAAGATCCACCGAAAGCACGGAGACGATACATAGGGACGATCTGCACAACTGTTTCAAGGAAGTTTGGATATTTTAAGACACCTTCCGGAGTAAATTCTTTCCACATAAGAGACTGTGCAAATCCTGCCCAATACAATGGGACAGCATAGAATATAATTCCTAAGGTTGCAATCCAGAAATGGAAATTTGCCAGTTTCTTTGAGAAGATATTTACATTATACATTCGTGGGATCAACCAGTATAGAATACCGAAAGTCAACATTCCATTCCATCCAAGTCCACCTACGTGAACGTGTGCAACTATCCAGTCAGTAAAGTGAGAGATTGCATTTACGCTTTTCAATGAAAGCATAGGTCCTTCAAAAGTTGACATACCATATGCAGTAATAGCAACGACCATAAATTTAAGTACTGTACTTTCACGGACTTTATCCCACGCACCACGAAGAGTAAGTAATCCGTTGATCATACCACCCCAGGAAGGAGCGATCAACATTATACTGAATACAACACCGAGAGATTGTGCCCAATCAGGAAGAGAAGTATATAACAAGTGATGCGGACCTGCCCAGATATATAAAAAGATCAGAGCCCAGAAATGGATGATAGAAAGTTTGTATGAATAAACCGGACGGTTAGCTGCTTTAGGAACGAAGTAATACATCAAACCTAAGTACGGAGTAGTCAGGAAAAACGCAACAGCGTTGTGTCCATACCACCACTGAACCAAAGCATCCTGAACACCTGCAAATATTGAATAGCTTTTAAACAATGAAACAGGTAATGCAAGAGAGTTAACGATATGAAGTACGGCAACAGTAACAACTGTAGCAATGTAAAACCAGATCGCTACATATAAATGTCTTTCACGTCTCTTGAGGATCGTTCCAAACATGTTTATACCAAAGATCACCCAAACGATAGCAATCATGATATCAATCGGCCATTCAAGTTCTGCGTACTCTTTACTGGTAGTAATGCCAAGCGGAAGAGTCAGCGCTGCGGAGACAATGATAAGTTGCCAGCCCCAGAAATGTATCTTACTAAGTACATCACTGAACATACGGGCCTTCAGTAATCTCTGAAGCGAGTAATAAACGCCCATAAAAATACCATTTCCTACAAATGCAAAGATCACTGCATTAGTATGCAATGGTCTTAAACGTCCAAAGTTTCCGATCGGACCAAAGTTGAATTTCGCACTTGTTAATTGAAGGGCGATGATCAACCCAACAAGCATTCCGACGACTCCCCATATGACAGTAGCAACTGCAAAATTGCGGACAATCTTATTGTCGTAACTAAATTTTTCTATGTTCATAATTCTTCTTGTGTTTTCTGGTTCTTTTGTTTTTCATCATCAAAGAGAATTCTGACAGATGGAGTATAATCGTCGTCGAACTGTCCATCCTTCACGCTCCAGATAAAAGCGAAAAGGAAGGCTATTGCCAGCAGAAGACTGAATAAAATAAGGAGGAAAATTATGCTCATTTGTTTTAAAATTCTTGGATAAAAGTAATTTCATGGCTTCTGACTTCTAATGATTCGGGTCAATAGCGAGTATGATGTTTGTCAGTTTAAAAGCGGGATTAATTGTAAAAAGTCAACAAAATGTGGAAATACAGTTTTTAACATGGAGAAAAATGAGAAAAAAAGGGAGAAAATAAAGAGAGAAAAAGGTATTTATTTTTAATACTCTTTTCTCTCTTCAAAATTGTAAAATATTTGAATTTCAGTTTTTATTTCTTCCTACCCATTTTGACAGAAGAGTTGTGAACGAAATGATCGTAACGCTGCTGATAGGCATTAATATGGCAGCAAAGAGTGGACTTAATTCACCTCTGACGGCAAAATAAATTCCGAAAGCATTATATATAAGAGCTATTATAAAACTTCCGAATATGATTCGCTTACTTGATCTGGAAACATTGAGGATATTAGACAATGAATTTAATCGCTTTGCATCAATAATTGCATCACATGCCGGTGAAAAATTATTTACATTATCGGAAACAGAAATTCCAATATCAGCCTGGCTGAGTGCTCCGGCATCATTTAATCCATCGCCGATCATCAAAACATTTTTCCCAAGTTTTTGCAGGTCCTGAATAAATGCAAGTTTATCAGTTGGGGTTTGTTCAAACAAAATCATGCTTTCCTTACCGCAAAGTTGTTGCAGTTTTTCTTTTTCTCCTGCGTGATCCCCTGAAATTACAAACAGATCATATTTTTCTTTTCTCAAAGAGGCGATCATGGTATCTACTCCGGAACGGTAAACATTTTTCAAGGAGAAGTATCCGATATAATTGCCTGAAATAGAAATGTGAACTTCTGTTTCCGCAGAGAGAGAAGGAATTCCTTTAACATAGGTTGAAGAACCAATTTTGATGTTCTTACCGTCAACTGTTACCTGATATCCTTTACCACTTTGCTCAGAATAGTTTTCAGCCTTGCCTCTTTTCCCGCACTTTGTCTGATCATAGATCATTCTGCTCAATGGATGATAAGAATGAAAAGTTGCTGATGAGATCAGATACTTTATTTCTTCAGTCAGATCGCCATTAAATATAATGTCAGACCGATCATTTGATGTAAGAGTTCCTGTTTTGTCAAACACGATAGAATCCGCTTTCGCCAGTTTTTCTATTACTGCATAGTTTTTCAGATAAAATTTATTCTTTCCAAAAATCCGCAGAATATTGCCCAGAGTAAATGGGGATGAGATCGCTAGTGCGCAAGGACAAGCGATAATGAGGACAGCAGTAAAAGCATTCCAACCGATTTCAGGATGTCCGGCAATGATCCAATATGCGAGTGAAACTAATGCAATTCCCAGTATTACTATTGTAAAATAATGACTGATCTTATTTACCAATTGCTGAAAAGTAGAATCAGTTTGCTTTTTTACATAAGCATCATTGTTCCAGAGTTGTGTCAGATAACTTTGCTCGACTTGCTTTACAACTTCCATTTCGATAGCTGAACCTTTTTGTTTCCCACCGGCATATAGCAGATCGCCTGCTTTTTTATAGACAGCAGCGCTTTCCCCTGTAACAAAACTATAATCAATAGAAGCATCTCCTTTTATAAGAATTGAATCAGCAGGAATCAGCTCTTCATTTCTGATGATGATACGATCACTTACTTTAATATCAGATACAGGAATTGAAGTTTCTATTCCATTCCTTTTGGCCATAACGGAAATAGGAAAGAACGATTTGTAATCTCGATCGAATGAAAGAGTGTCATACGTTTTATTCTGAAATTGCCGGCCAAGCAACATAAAAAATGTAAGTCCGGCCATAGTATCCATATATCCGGCGCCTGTTGCCGAGATAATTTCGTAACTACTTCTTACGAACATAATAAAAATTCCCAGGGCTATGGGTACATCAATATTAAGATATTTTTGTTTCAGACTTTGAAATGCAAACCGGAAAAACGGCGCACTGCAATAAAACAAAACAGGAAGTGAAAGCACCAAATTCAGATAGTTGAAGACATTTCCATAATGTCTTTCAGCAGAATCTGCGAGAGAAAAATATTCCGGAAAACTGAAAAGCATGATATTTCCAAAACAAAAACCTGCGACTCCAATACGGTAAACAGCTGACCGGTCTTTTTTAGTTTTACGGCCTTTCTCCAGATCATCAAGATTGATCTGTGGCTCATAACCAATTGCAGAAAGCAATTCAACAAGTTTACGGAGCGAGAAAGTACTTTCATTATAATATATGTGAACTTCTTTTCTTAGAAAATCTACTCTTGACCGGAGTATAGAATCATTTATCCTCGTCAGATTTTCAAGTAACCAGATACAGCTACTGCAATGCATCTGAGGAATAAAAAACGTGAGCGAAGCTGTATTACCATCTGAAAACTGAAGTAACTTTTGTTTTACATTGTTATCATCGAGATATGCAAATCGTTTATCATTACCGCTTTTAGCAGGAGATATTCCGGGAGTTTCGTTGAAGTTATAATAAGTGCACAAGTTGTTCTCATTGAGTATCTCATAAACGAGTTTACAACCTTCACAACAAAATTGCTTTTCATTAACTAAAATAATTTCATCAACACAAA
This sequence is a window from Bacteroidota bacterium. Protein-coding genes within it:
- a CDS encoding cbb3-type cytochrome c oxidase subunit 3; amino-acid sequence: MFKNYFKGIEGIATYPMFSLLVFFIFFMAVFIWALRTKNSSLEEVSRIPLESENNNNPNSIL
- the ccoN gene encoding cytochrome-c oxidase, cbb3-type subunit I, whose translation is MNIEKFSYDNKIVRNFAVATVIWGVVGMLVGLIIALQLTSAKFNFGPIGNFGRLRPLHTNAVIFAFVGNGIFMGVYYSLQRLLKARMFSDVLSKIHFWGWQLIIVSAALTLPLGITTSKEYAELEWPIDIMIAIVWVIFGINMFGTILKRRERHLYVAIWFYIATVVTVAVLHIVNSLALPVSLFKSYSIFAGVQDALVQWWYGHNAVAFFLTTPYLGLMYYFVPKAANRPVYSYKLSIIHFWALIFLYIWAGPHHLLYTSLPDWAQSLGVVFSIMLIAPSWGGMINGLLTLRGAWDKVRESTVLKFMVVAITAYGMSTFEGPMLSLKSVNAISHFTDWIVAHVHVGGLGWNGMLTFGILYWLIPRMYNVNIFSKKLANFHFWIATLGIIFYAVPLYWAGFAQSLMWKEFTPEGVLKYPNFLETVVQIVPMYRLRAFGGSLYLIGALVMVYNLYKTAASGKFVANEETSAPALEKNAVVHKGHWHRWIERRPVQMLIVSLVMILIGGMIEIIPMLTVKSNIPTIASVKPYTPLELQGRDIYIREGCYTCHSQMIRPFRSETERYGEYSKAGEFVYDHPFQWGSKRTGPDLAREGSKYPNSWHYNHMLDPTTMSPGSIMPAYDFLIEDDLDTSLTAAKINVMRKLGVPYDNDFDKIANQELVKQEILIADDLAKAGVKVAPNKEIVAIIAYLQRLGTDIKGEKFSSVK
- the ccoS gene encoding cbb3-type cytochrome oxidase assembly protein CcoS, with translation MSIIFLLILFSLLLAIAFLFAFIWSVKDGQFDDDYTPSVRILFDDEKQKNQKTQEEL
- a CDS encoding heavy metal translocating P-type ATPase metal-binding domain-containing protein, translated to MQKLVETEVKCFHCGELCVDEIILVNEKQFCCEGCKLVYEILNENNLCTYYNFNETPGISPAKSGNDKRFAYLDDNNVKQKLLQFSDGNTASLTFFIPQMHCSSCIWLLENLTRINDSILRSRVDFLRKEVHIYYNESTFSLRKLVELLSAIGYEPQINLDDLEKGRKTKKDRSAVYRIGVAGFCFGNIMLFSFPEYFSLADSAERHYGNVFNYLNLVLSLPVLFYCSAPFFRFAFQSLKQKYLNIDVPIALGIFIMFVRSSYEIISATGAGYMDTMAGLTFFMLLGRQFQNKTYDTLSFDRDYKSFFPISVMAKRNGIETSIPVSDIKVSDRIIIRNEELIPADSILIKGDASIDYSFVTGESAAVYKKAGDLLYAGGKQKGSAIEMEVVKQVEQSYLTQLWNNDAYVKKQTDSTFQQLVNKISHYFTIVILGIALVSLAYWIIAGHPEIGWNAFTAVLIIACPCALAISSPFTLGNILRIFGKNKFYLKNYAVIEKLAKADSIVFDKTGTLTSNDRSDIIFNGDLTEEIKYLISSATFHSYHPLSRMIYDQTKCGKRGKAENYSEQSGKGYQVTVDGKNIKIGSSTYVKGIPSLSAETEVHISISGNYIGYFSLKNVYRSGVDTMIASLRKEKYDLFVISGDHAGEKEKLQQLCGKESMILFEQTPTDKLAFIQDLQKLGKNVLMIGDGLNDAGALSQADIGISVSDNVNNFSPACDAIIDAKRLNSLSNILNVSRSSKRIIFGSFIIALIYNAFGIYFAVRGELSPLFAAILMPISSVTIISFTTLLSKWVGRNKN